A single Marinitoga aeolica DNA region contains:
- a CDS encoding flavodoxin family protein, with product MKIIAINSSMRKGRTYELLTNIGKKLDYDFEIINLKDYKINYCLGCEVCIKKDYCVIKDDVEKLKEKLINADGIIISTPVYIENISGALKTFFDRNCKWVHRSELIGKPVLLVSTTAGSGLKEVLNYLESVVISWGMKPCGKIGRKIQEKKDVSSEELQLFIDNIEGKSKKEIIKLSRLIRFQVQKAMSTNLLDLDKHFWEKNGLIIKSYFYEENTKINPISKFISNQFGKFLSKKIRENAQKVKIQGGDKIG from the coding sequence ATGAAAATAATTGCTATTAATTCAAGTATGAGAAAAGGAAGAACATACGAATTATTAACTAATATAGGTAAAAAACTTGATTATGATTTCGAAATAATTAATCTTAAAGATTATAAGATTAATTATTGTTTGGGTTGTGAGGTCTGTATAAAAAAAGATTATTGTGTAATCAAAGATGATGTTGAGAAATTAAAAGAAAAGTTAATTAATGCAGACGGGATAATAATTAGTACACCAGTATATATTGAAAATATTTCAGGGGCATTAAAAACCTTCTTTGATAGAAATTGTAAATGGGTACATAGATCTGAGTTAATAGGTAAACCAGTATTATTAGTTTCTACCACTGCAGGTAGTGGTTTAAAAGAAGTTTTAAATTATTTAGAAAGTGTTGTTATTTCATGGGGTATGAAGCCTTGTGGGAAAATCGGTAGAAAAATACAAGAAAAAAAAGATGTGTCATCAGAAGAATTACAACTTTTTATTGATAATATTGAAGGTAAATCTAAAAAAGAAATAATAAAATTATCTAGACTTATTAGATTTCAAGTTCAAAAAGCAATGTCAACAAATTTATTAGATTTAGATAAACATTTTTGGGAAAAAAACGGATTAATAATTAAAAGTTATTTTTATGAAGAAAATACAAAAATCAATCCAATTTCCAAATTTATCTCAAATCAATTTGGAAAATTTTTATCTAAAAAAATAAGGGAAAATGCTCAAAAAGTAAAAATACAAGGCGGTGATAAAATTGGATAA
- a CDS encoding MarR family winged helix-turn-helix transcriptional regulator, giving the protein MDKTYEIIVLFKEIKEAVKKTMVTSFKDVDITSSQWLVLGVLLKNGKMTMSKLSKYVGLSNSTVSGIVDRLERQGYVVRIRDEKDRRKVYVKVTDKFNEVAKKSHMSIEKSIEKKLKNISEEDINKVIEGLKILKKIFEEK; this is encoded by the coding sequence TTGGATAAGACGTATGAAATTATTGTCTTATTTAAAGAAATAAAAGAAGCAGTAAAGAAAACGATGGTTACAAGTTTTAAGGATGTTGATATTACATCATCTCAATGGTTGGTATTGGGTGTATTATTAAAAAACGGTAAAATGACTATGAGTAAGTTAAGTAAATATGTTGGCTTATCAAATAGCACTGTTTCTGGTATAGTAGATCGATTAGAAAGACAAGGATACGTTGTGAGAATTCGTGATGAAAAAGATAGAAGAAAGGTTTATGTTAAAGTTACAGATAAGTTTAATGAAGTAGCTAAAAAAAGTCATATGAGTATTGAAAAGAGTATTGAAAAAAAATTAAAAAATATATCAGAGGAAGATATAAATAAAGTAATAGAAGGATTGAAAATTCTTAAGAAAATATTTGAAGAAAAATAA
- a CDS encoding ABC transporter ATP-binding protein: protein MLKIIKYLKPYTFFLILAVLLLYIQAMTNLALPDYMSEIVNVGIQQNGVQDTIPKVVRSSQMKNLFLFMSNEDKKKVLENYEYIKKGSEKYDIYSKEYPILEKEPIYVLKDTVDTNGLNNIFAKSFFAVQAIEKGQTEGLNINKNSKLNIFKLLIFVPQQQRLDFVNNIYEKISVMGDEMIRQSLIMAIKDEYEKVGIDLYKVQRNYILKSGSIMLLITLIGAVAAILVGLLASKTAGGLARDLREKLFTKVENFAGEEFDKFSTASLITRTTNDITQIQNVMVILIRIMFYAPILSIGGIIKALDKSVSMSWTIAVAVISLLGVISVIFAFALPKFKLIQKLVDKLNLVSRENLTGMMVIRAFNTDEKEKDRFDEVNKELTKTSLFVGRLMSFLMPAMMFVLNGVMLLIIWVGAHQVNNFDIQVGDMMAFMQYAMQIIFSFLMMAMIFIFLPRASVSATRVAEVLETQPSIKDPEEPKTLNNKVKGVVEFKNVYFKYPGGEDYALKGINFKALPGQMTAIIGSTGSGKSTLVNLIPRFYDVSEGQVLIDDIDVRELTQHELREYIGYVPQKTTLFSGTIESNIKYGNENLSDEEMEKVADIAEALEFINKLPKRFKEEVSQGGVNFSGGQKQRLSIARALAKKAKIYVFDDSFSALDFKTDLNVRRKLKSYTKDSTIILVAQRISTVINADQIIVLDKGEIVGKGTHKELMNTCPVYREIAYSQLSEEELA, encoded by the coding sequence ATGCTAAAGATTATAAAATATTTAAAGCCATATACATTTTTTCTTATATTAGCGGTTCTATTACTATATATTCAGGCAATGACAAATTTAGCTCTTCCAGATTATATGTCTGAAATAGTAAATGTTGGTATACAACAAAATGGGGTACAAGATACTATTCCTAAGGTTGTTAGAAGCAGTCAAATGAAAAATCTTTTTTTGTTTATGTCTAATGAAGATAAGAAAAAAGTACTTGAAAACTATGAATATATAAAAAAGGGTAGTGAAAAATATGATATATATTCAAAAGAATATCCAATCTTAGAAAAAGAACCAATATATGTTTTAAAAGATACTGTAGATACCAATGGACTTAATAATATATTTGCTAAATCTTTTTTTGCTGTTCAAGCAATAGAAAAAGGTCAAACAGAAGGCTTAAATATTAATAAAAATAGCAAATTAAATATATTTAAATTATTAATATTTGTTCCTCAACAACAAAGATTGGATTTTGTAAATAATATTTATGAAAAAATTAGTGTCATGGGAGACGAAATGATAAGACAATCTTTAATAATGGCTATTAAAGATGAATATGAAAAGGTAGGAATTGATTTATACAAAGTTCAAAGAAATTATATTTTAAAATCTGGTAGCATAATGCTTCTAATAACTTTAATAGGTGCAGTTGCGGCAATATTGGTGGGATTATTAGCCTCAAAAACAGCAGGCGGATTGGCGAGAGACCTTAGAGAAAAATTATTTACAAAAGTTGAAAATTTTGCTGGAGAAGAATTTGATAAGTTTTCTACAGCTTCTTTAATTACAAGAACAACTAATGATATTACACAGATACAAAATGTTATGGTTATATTAATAAGGATAATGTTTTATGCCCCAATATTAAGTATAGGAGGTATTATTAAGGCTTTAGATAAAAGTGTTTCAATGTCTTGGACTATAGCGGTTGCAGTTATTTCTTTGTTGGGTGTTATTTCTGTTATATTTGCATTTGCACTACCAAAATTTAAGTTAATACAAAAATTAGTTGATAAACTAAATCTTGTTTCAAGAGAAAATTTAACAGGTATGATGGTTATAAGGGCATTTAATACAGATGAAAAAGAAAAAGATAGGTTTGATGAGGTTAATAAGGAATTGACAAAAACATCATTGTTTGTTGGAAGATTAATGTCATTTTTAATGCCTGCAATGATGTTTGTACTTAATGGAGTTATGTTGCTGATTATTTGGGTCGGTGCACATCAGGTTAATAATTTTGATATTCAAGTAGGAGATATGATGGCATTTATGCAATATGCTATGCAAATAATTTTCTCATTTTTGATGATGGCTATGATATTTATCTTTTTACCAAGAGCTTCAGTATCTGCAACACGTGTGGCAGAAGTTTTAGAAACTCAACCATCAATAAAAGACCCAGAAGAACCAAAGACTCTAAATAATAAAGTAAAAGGCGTTGTGGAATTCAAGAATGTATATTTTAAATATCCCGGTGGTGAGGATTATGCTCTGAAAGGTATTAATTTTAAAGCTTTACCTGGACAAATGACAGCAATTATTGGATCTACTGGTTCTGGGAAATCCACATTGGTGAATTTGATACCAAGATTTTATGATGTTAGTGAAGGACAGGTTTTAATAGATGATATAGATGTGAGAGAATTGACACAACATGAATTAAGGGAATATATTGGATATGTACCCCAAAAAACAACATTATTTAGTGGAACAATAGAATCAAACATAAAGTATGGTAATGAGAATTTAAGTGATGAAGAAATGGAAAAAGTTGCTGATATAGCGGAAGCTCTTGAATTTATTAATAAACTTCCGAAAAGATTCAAAGAAGAAGTTTCTCAAGGAGGTGTTAATTTTTCAGGTGGTCAAAAACAACGTTTATCCATAGCAAGAGCATTAGCCAAAAAAGCAAAGATATATGTTTTTGATGATAGTTTTTCAGCATTAGATTTCAAAACTGATTTAAATGTGAGAAGAAAATTAAAATCATATACAAAGGATAGCACTATTATTTTAGTTGCGCAAAGAATTTCTACGGTGATTAATGCAGACCAGATAATAGTGTTAGATAAAGGTGAAATAGTTGGAAAAGGAACACATAAAGAGCTTATGAATACATGTCCGGTTTATAGAGAGATTGCCTACTCTCAACTGTCAGAGGAGGAGTTAGCATGA
- a CDS encoding ABC transporter ATP-binding protein translates to MSERKSQQRHRGPGGGPMMRGPVEKAKDFKGTMKRLIKYLSPYKIPLIIAIIFAMISATFSIIGPKILGKVTTKIFEGIMGKIMGTSNGIDFIYIGRIMFILLGIYTLSALFGYIQGWLMTGVSMKVTYNLRKQIMDKIHKMPLKYFDGTNHGEILSRITNDVDTVNNTLNQSLSQIITSLTTIIGVLVMMLSISWQMTLVSIIILPISGFLMMFIIKHSQKYFKKRQDFLGHVNGHVEEMYGGHVIMRAFNGEEKSIKKFIGMNKQLYDAEWKSQFLSSMMMPLMNFVGNLGYVVVAVMGGWFAAKRIIEVGDIQAFIQYVRSFTQPIAQVANISNVFQQTAAAAERVFEFLDEEEEIEDAEIPLKIDNIKGKVEFKNVKFGYNPEKIVIKNFSEIIQPGQTAAIVGPTGAGKTTLVKLLMRFYDVNDGVILIDDQDIRKFSRKDLRSIFGMVLQDTWLFNGTIMDNIRYGRLDATDEEVIEAAKMAYVDSFVHALPGGYNMVINEEMNNISQGEKQLITIARAFLANPKILILDEATSSVDTRTEIKVQEAMDRLMRGRTSFVIAHRLSTIRKANLIIVMNEGDVIEQGTHKELLKKNGFYAELYNSQFEVAEEI, encoded by the coding sequence ATGAGTGAAAGAAAATCACAACAAAGACATAGAGGTCCAGGTGGAGGTCCAATGATGAGAGGGCCTGTTGAAAAAGCTAAAGATTTTAAAGGAACAATGAAAAGGTTAATAAAATATCTTTCTCCATATAAAATTCCATTAATTATTGCGATTATATTTGCTATGATAAGTGCCACTTTTTCTATAATCGGTCCAAAGATTTTAGGTAAGGTAACAACAAAAATTTTTGAAGGAATTATGGGTAAAATAATGGGAACATCTAATGGTATAGATTTCATATATATAGGAAGGATTATGTTTATTTTATTGGGGATATATACTTTGAGCGCATTATTTGGTTATATACAGGGATGGTTAATGACAGGTGTATCAATGAAAGTTACTTATAATTTAAGAAAGCAAATTATGGATAAAATTCATAAAATGCCTCTAAAGTATTTTGATGGAACAAATCATGGAGAAATACTTTCAAGAATAACAAATGATGTGGATACAGTAAATAATACTTTAAACCAAAGTTTATCTCAGATAATTACTTCTTTGACAACAATTATTGGAGTTTTAGTAATGATGTTGTCTATTAGTTGGCAAATGACTTTAGTTAGCATTATAATTTTACCTATATCTGGATTTTTAATGATGTTTATTATTAAACATTCACAAAAATATTTTAAGAAAAGACAAGACTTTTTGGGACATGTTAATGGTCATGTTGAAGAGATGTATGGTGGTCATGTAATAATGAGAGCTTTTAATGGCGAAGAGAAAAGTATTAAGAAATTTATTGGAATGAATAAGCAACTGTACGATGCTGAATGGAAATCTCAGTTTTTATCAAGTATGATGATGCCATTGATGAATTTTGTGGGGAATCTTGGGTATGTAGTCGTAGCTGTTATGGGAGGATGGTTTGCAGCAAAAAGAATTATAGAGGTAGGAGATATTCAAGCATTTATTCAATATGTAAGATCTTTTACGCAACCAATTGCACAAGTAGCGAATATTTCTAATGTTTTCCAGCAAACGGCGGCAGCTGCAGAACGTGTGTTTGAATTTTTAGATGAAGAAGAAGAAATCGAAGATGCGGAAATTCCATTAAAAATTGATAATATTAAGGGTAAGGTAGAATTTAAAAACGTAAAATTTGGATATAATCCAGAAAAAATTGTTATAAAAAATTTCTCAGAAATAATTCAACCTGGTCAAACGGCGGCTATAGTTGGACCCACTGGCGCAGGAAAAACAACACTTGTAAAATTATTAATGAGATTTTATGATGTTAATGATGGGGTTATTTTAATAGATGACCAGGATATTAGAAAATTTTCAAGAAAAGATTTAAGATCGATATTTGGTATGGTTTTACAAGATACATGGCTATTTAATGGAACTATCATGGATAATATAAGATATGGAAGATTGGATGCGACGGATGAAGAGGTAATTGAAGCTGCAAAAATGGCTTATGTTGATAGTTTTGTTCATGCGTTGCCTGGTGGATATAATATGGTTATAAATGAGGAAATGAATAATATATCACAAGGTGAAAAACAGCTTATAACAATTGCTAGGGCATTTCTTGCAAATCCAAAGATTTTAATATTGGATGAGGCTACCAGCTCTGTGGATACAAGAACAGAAATAAAAGTACAGGAAGCTATGGATAGATTGATGAGAGGTAGAACAAGTTTTGTAATAGCTCATAGATTATCCACAATAAGAAAGGCTAATCTTATTATTGTTATGAATGAAGGAGATGTTATAGAACAAGGTACTCATAAAGAATTGCTAAAGAAAAACGGATTTTATGCTGAATTATATAATTCTCAATTTGAAGTTGCGGAGGAAATATAA